Proteins found in one Anopheles aquasalis chromosome 3, idAnoAquaMG_Q_19, whole genome shotgun sequence genomic segment:
- the LOC126577257 gene encoding bestrophin-4-like isoform X2 yields the protein MTVTYTAEVATCRGFGCFLKLLVRWRGSIYKLVWLDLSCFLLLYYILNITYRVGLSEDQKRIFEEIVRYCATYSNLIPLSFVLGFYVTIVMTRWWNQYTSIPWPDPIAVFVSANIHGQDERGRVMRRTIMRYVCLCLTMVLTNISPRVKKRFPTIEHLVEAGLLNDNEHKIMAHLNQKFPRHSKHWLPIVWAASIVTRARKEGRCRDDFAAKTIIDELNKFRGQCGLLISYDTISVPLVYTQVVTLAVYSFFLTSVMGQQWVETKELGEGVVNKIDQYFPIFTTLQFFFYMGWLKVAESLINPFGEDDDDFEVNWIVDRNLQVSYLIVDEMHHEHPELLKDQYWDEIFPSELPHTVASAENKEEVPLPSTADIVVKKREAEVIPVVPTAVRIDEMMDDNISGIHFNATDKPYQRGGSSAASLASVAGTISRVNTVTSALKRFFSKDESSRPNSATPDAGSVPFKFPGSASSNNLAGGRVPDRAMGSMRITDQVIEEVDEQLTITSMQGNSDPRPTAASLFADHGPPKASEPVDVPMQPYNRTQSSVAHGFPSQLTPPGPESLLSASAPETGRFEHNYIPLSPTDPDNLPVPGVSTTAGSPAVVDETDRVTTTFDNDETIKEQMERKTRLLARSISKQAVLGLIDADMLLDELTRSTGDLEEKKPSTQNTPDNNPATSDTNSNVDTTL from the exons atgacaGTAACGTACACGGCGGAAGTGGCCACTTGCCGGGGATTCGGTTGCTTTCTGAAGCTGTTGGTCAG ATGGCGCGGAAGTATTTACAAGCTGGTTTGGCTCGATTTAAGCTGTTTCCTACTCCTGTACTACATCCTCAACATAACCTATCGTGTCGGACTATCGGAGGACCAAAAGCG gATTTTCGAAGAAATCGTCCGTTACTGCGCGACCTACAGCAACCTCATTCCACTGTCGTTCGTGCTCGGTTTCTATGTGACCATCGTGATGACGCGCTGGTGGAACCAGTACACCAGCATTCCCTGGCCGGATCCGATAGCCGTGTTCGTCAGTGCCAACATTCACGGTCAG GATGAACGAGGACGTGTGATGCGTCGTACGATCATGCGTTATGTGTGCCTCTGTCTAACGATGGTATTAACAAACATTTCCCCACGCGTCAAGAAGCGGTTCCCCACGATCGAGCATCTGGTCGAGGCCGGTCTGCTCAATGATAACGAGCACAAAATTATGGCCCATCTGAATCAAAAGTTCCCGCGCCACTCGAAACACTGGCTACCGATCGTATGGGCGGCCAGCATTGTAACGCGCGCCCGCAAGGAAGGTCGCTGTCGGGATGATTTCGCtgcgaaaacgatcatcgACGAGCTGAACAAATTCCGTGGCCAGTGTGGGTTGCTGATATCGTACGACACGATCAGTGTGCCGCTCGTGTACACGCAGGTGGTGACGCTGGCCGTGTACAGTTTCTTTCTTACCTCGGTCATGGGCCAGCAGTGGGTCGAGACGAAGGAGCTCGGTGAGGGGGTGGTGAACAAGATCGATCAGTACTTTCCGATCTTTACGACGCTCCAGTTCTTCTTCTACATGGGCTGGCTGAAGGTGGCCGAATCGTTGATCAATCCGTTCGgtgaggatgacgatgatttcgAGGTGAACTGGATCGTCGATCGGAACCTGCAGGTGTCGTACCTGATCGTGGACGAGATGCACCATGAGCATccggagctgctgaaggatcAGTACTGGGATGAGATCTTCCCGTCGGAGCTGCCCCACACGGTGGCATCGGCTGAGAACAAGGAGGAAGTGCCGCTACCGTCGACGGCCGACATTGTGGTGAAGAAGCGAGAAGCCGAGGTTATTCCCGTCGTACCGACGGCAGTCCGGATCGATGAAATG ATGGACGACAACATTAGTGGAATCCATTTCAATGCAACGGATAAACCTTATCAACGTGGTGGCAGCTCGGCCGCTAGTTTGGCGAGCGTGGCTGGAACGATATCACGCGTAAACACCGTTACCTCGGCGCTAAAGCGGTTCTTCAGCAAAGATGAATCCAGCCGACCAAACAGTGCCACTCCAGATGCCGGATCGGTACCGTTTAAATTCCCCGGATCGGCCAGCTCGAACAATCTCGCTGGCGGTCGTGTACCGGACCGGGCGATGGGCAGCATGCGCATTACGGATCAGGTCATCGAGGAGGTGGACGAGCAGCTGACCATTACGTCGATGCAGGGCAACAGTGACCCGCGGCCGACGGCCGCCAGTCTGTTCGCGGATCACGGTCCACCGAAGGCCAGCGAACCGGTGGATGTGCCAATGCAACCGTACAACCGTACCCAGTCCTCGGTGGCGCACGGATTCCCCTCGCAGTTAACACCACCCGGACCGGAATCGTTGCTATCGGCTTCGGCGCCGGAAACGGGCCGTTTCGAGCATAACTACATACCGTTGAGCCCAACCGACCCGGACAATCtgccggtgcccggtgtctCCACTACCGCCGGTTCACCGGCAGTGGTCGATGAGACGGATCGTGTTACCACGACGTTCGACAATGATGAAACGATCAAGGAGCAGATGGAGCGAAAAACGCGCCTGTTGGCACGCTCAATCAGCAAGCAGGCCGTGCTCGGTTTGATCGATGCCGATATGCTGCTCGATGAGCTCACCAGGAGTACCGGGGATCTCGAGGAAAAGAAACCgtccacacaaaacacacccgaCAACAACCCAGCGACTTCCGATACGAACAGTAACGTGGACACGACGTTATGA
- the LOC126577257 gene encoding bestrophin-4-like isoform X1 produces the protein MTVTYTAEVATCRGFGCFLKLLVRWRGSIYKLVWLDLSCFLLLYYILNITYRVGLSEDQKRIFEEIVRYCATYSNLIPLSFVLGFYVTIVMTRWWNQYTSIPWPDPIAVFVSANIHGQDERGRVMRRTIMRYVCLCLTMVLTNISPRVKKRFPTIEHLVEAGLLNDNEHKIMAHLNQKFPRHSKHWLPIVWAASIVTRARKEGRCRDDFAAKTIIDELNKFRGQCGLLISYDTISVPLVYTQVVTLAVYSFFLTSVMGQQWVETKELGEGVVNKIDQYFPIFTTLQFFFYMGWLKVAESLINPFGEDDDDFEVNWIVDRNLQVSYLIVDEMHHEHPELLKDQYWDEIFPSELPHTVASAENKEEVPLPSTADIVVKKREAEVIPVVPTAVRIDEMVGKQNQGVEYKFSENPEDEMDDNISGIHFNATDKPYQRGGSSAASLASVAGTISRVNTVTSALKRFFSKDESSRPNSATPDAGSVPFKFPGSASSNNLAGGRVPDRAMGSMRITDQVIEEVDEQLTITSMQGNSDPRPTAASLFADHGPPKASEPVDVPMQPYNRTQSSVAHGFPSQLTPPGPESLLSASAPETGRFEHNYIPLSPTDPDNLPVPGVSTTAGSPAVVDETDRVTTTFDNDETIKEQMERKTRLLARSISKQAVLGLIDADMLLDELTRSTGDLEEKKPSTQNTPDNNPATSDTNSNVDTTL, from the exons atgacaGTAACGTACACGGCGGAAGTGGCCACTTGCCGGGGATTCGGTTGCTTTCTGAAGCTGTTGGTCAG ATGGCGCGGAAGTATTTACAAGCTGGTTTGGCTCGATTTAAGCTGTTTCCTACTCCTGTACTACATCCTCAACATAACCTATCGTGTCGGACTATCGGAGGACCAAAAGCG gATTTTCGAAGAAATCGTCCGTTACTGCGCGACCTACAGCAACCTCATTCCACTGTCGTTCGTGCTCGGTTTCTATGTGACCATCGTGATGACGCGCTGGTGGAACCAGTACACCAGCATTCCCTGGCCGGATCCGATAGCCGTGTTCGTCAGTGCCAACATTCACGGTCAG GATGAACGAGGACGTGTGATGCGTCGTACGATCATGCGTTATGTGTGCCTCTGTCTAACGATGGTATTAACAAACATTTCCCCACGCGTCAAGAAGCGGTTCCCCACGATCGAGCATCTGGTCGAGGCCGGTCTGCTCAATGATAACGAGCACAAAATTATGGCCCATCTGAATCAAAAGTTCCCGCGCCACTCGAAACACTGGCTACCGATCGTATGGGCGGCCAGCATTGTAACGCGCGCCCGCAAGGAAGGTCGCTGTCGGGATGATTTCGCtgcgaaaacgatcatcgACGAGCTGAACAAATTCCGTGGCCAGTGTGGGTTGCTGATATCGTACGACACGATCAGTGTGCCGCTCGTGTACACGCAGGTGGTGACGCTGGCCGTGTACAGTTTCTTTCTTACCTCGGTCATGGGCCAGCAGTGGGTCGAGACGAAGGAGCTCGGTGAGGGGGTGGTGAACAAGATCGATCAGTACTTTCCGATCTTTACGACGCTCCAGTTCTTCTTCTACATGGGCTGGCTGAAGGTGGCCGAATCGTTGATCAATCCGTTCGgtgaggatgacgatgatttcgAGGTGAACTGGATCGTCGATCGGAACCTGCAGGTGTCGTACCTGATCGTGGACGAGATGCACCATGAGCATccggagctgctgaaggatcAGTACTGGGATGAGATCTTCCCGTCGGAGCTGCCCCACACGGTGGCATCGGCTGAGAACAAGGAGGAAGTGCCGCTACCGTCGACGGCCGACATTGTGGTGAAGAAGCGAGAAGCCGAGGTTATTCCCGTCGTACCGACGGCAGTCCGGATCGATGAAATGGTCGGTAAACAGAACCAAGGAGTTGAATATAAGTTCTCAGAAAATCCTGAAGACGAG ATGGACGACAACATTAGTGGAATCCATTTCAATGCAACGGATAAACCTTATCAACGTGGTGGCAGCTCGGCCGCTAGTTTGGCGAGCGTGGCTGGAACGATATCACGCGTAAACACCGTTACCTCGGCGCTAAAGCGGTTCTTCAGCAAAGATGAATCCAGCCGACCAAACAGTGCCACTCCAGATGCCGGATCGGTACCGTTTAAATTCCCCGGATCGGCCAGCTCGAACAATCTCGCTGGCGGTCGTGTACCGGACCGGGCGATGGGCAGCATGCGCATTACGGATCAGGTCATCGAGGAGGTGGACGAGCAGCTGACCATTACGTCGATGCAGGGCAACAGTGACCCGCGGCCGACGGCCGCCAGTCTGTTCGCGGATCACGGTCCACCGAAGGCCAGCGAACCGGTGGATGTGCCAATGCAACCGTACAACCGTACCCAGTCCTCGGTGGCGCACGGATTCCCCTCGCAGTTAACACCACCCGGACCGGAATCGTTGCTATCGGCTTCGGCGCCGGAAACGGGCCGTTTCGAGCATAACTACATACCGTTGAGCCCAACCGACCCGGACAATCtgccggtgcccggtgtctCCACTACCGCCGGTTCACCGGCAGTGGTCGATGAGACGGATCGTGTTACCACGACGTTCGACAATGATGAAACGATCAAGGAGCAGATGGAGCGAAAAACGCGCCTGTTGGCACGCTCAATCAGCAAGCAGGCCGTGCTCGGTTTGATCGATGCCGATATGCTGCTCGATGAGCTCACCAGGAGTACCGGGGATCTCGAGGAAAAGAAACCgtccacacaaaacacacccgaCAACAACCCAGCGACTTCCGATACGAACAGTAACGTGGACACGACGTTATGA